One Methylocapsa sp. D3K7 DNA window includes the following coding sequences:
- a CDS encoding cellobiose phosphorylase: MTPSGKRGWTTPRDQDLQLRRIENPSGLSISVLPNGSVFAITFTLPHGVININQLLGSPVDDGIGRMYLRLDGAAPFLIQAAGPRANAKFSAASDGFVWEGETCGLRYRLTLSLHPAEPAWLWRLEAQNTGTVPARFDAILIQDLGLGDRGFLMNNEAYASQYLDHHIAQHPAYGPVIMSRQNLAQGSGNPWVMHGCLDGALGFATDGLQLFGPSFRDSDGFGFAFEANLPDTRLQHEVACAAIQSGQHVLPPGACTTVRFFGFYMPDHPEASSDSDLATLDDLTWTDNEPAASIALAPPVRSFVQDALAAIAEPLDTASLAQLYPERLHEERKDGSLLSFFVPDPPHNRHVVLRDKERRVTRRHGTLLRSGQALLPDESTLCATCWMHGVFAAQLTIGNTSFHKLFSVSRDPYNITRASGLRILIEAADGWRMLTIPSAFEMGLSDCRWIYCFPTRTITVDAVASGDDPAMQWRIAVDGEPCRFLVFGHLVLGERELENKGLVEVDPHRKRFSMRPDPNSILGKHYPNAVYHLTTATPEAVEAIGGDELLYADGQPRHGAYVALRTRPVRSFCFAVTGSLTDPQFAAQLADNYQTGVDDRSLLSPARRYWEGITRNLRISGGDAGGTAFDLLSPWLAHNAMIHLTVPHGLEQYTGGAWGTRDVCQGPVEFFLALEHDEPVKEILRIIFAQQYETGGDWPQWFMLEPYSIIQDRVSHGDVIMWPLKALNDYIEATGDFAFLDEAIAWRRADTFERTVRQDTIAAHVTKLLATVRERFVPGTHLIAYGEGDWNDSLQPVDPRMRDWMVSSWTVALLFGEINRYAEVLRRAGRGGDAKELSELSTAIRHDFNRFLIGDGTVAGYGIFVPGTEQIELLLHPSDVRTGLKYSLLPMTQSIIGGLFTPEQITHHLRLIRKHLQFPDGMRLIDRPVVYRGGPQTMFRRAESSSFFGREIGLMYVHAHLRYAEAMAIVGDAEALWDALQLASPIAVTDTLAHAQLRQRNAYFSSSDAAFPDRYAASKDWEQVKAANIGVEGGWRIYSSGPGIFTSLLVRHVFGHKRLWGERIVQPLLPAALQAMAMTLNSSV; this comes from the coding sequence ATGACGCCCTCGGGCAAGCGCGGCTGGACGACACCGCGCGACCAGGATCTCCAGTTGCGCCGGATCGAGAACCCCTCGGGTCTATCCATCAGCGTCCTCCCGAATGGCAGTGTCTTCGCGATCACCTTCACGCTCCCGCATGGCGTGATCAACATCAACCAGTTGCTTGGCTCGCCGGTGGATGATGGGATTGGACGGATGTATTTGCGCCTCGATGGCGCGGCTCCGTTTTTGATCCAAGCCGCCGGGCCACGTGCCAATGCCAAGTTCTCAGCCGCCAGCGACGGCTTTGTGTGGGAAGGGGAAACGTGCGGTCTCCGCTATCGCCTGACATTGTCGCTGCATCCTGCGGAGCCGGCTTGGCTCTGGCGGCTGGAAGCCCAAAATACCGGCACCGTCCCCGCGCGCTTTGACGCGATCCTCATACAGGACCTCGGTCTCGGCGATCGCGGATTCCTGATGAACAACGAAGCCTACGCCTCGCAATATCTCGACCATCACATCGCCCAGCACCCCGCTTACGGTCCCGTAATCATGAGCCGGCAGAACCTTGCGCAAGGCAGTGGCAATCCCTGGGTCATGCATGGATGTCTTGATGGCGCACTCGGTTTTGCGACCGACGGACTGCAGCTTTTCGGGCCGAGCTTTCGTGACAGCGACGGATTTGGCTTTGCGTTTGAGGCGAACTTGCCGGACACGCGGCTTCAGCACGAAGTCGCTTGCGCCGCAATTCAGTCCGGGCAACACGTGCTGCCGCCTGGCGCTTGCACGACCGTGCGCTTTTTTGGCTTTTATATGCCCGATCACCCCGAAGCCTCTAGCGACAGTGATCTCGCAACGCTCGATGATTTGACATGGACTGATAATGAGCCGGCGGCCTCCATCGCTCTCGCTCCGCCTGTCAGGAGTTTCGTCCAAGATGCGCTTGCAGCTATCGCTGAGCCGCTGGATACTGCGAGCCTCGCGCAACTTTACCCGGAACGGCTCCACGAGGAGCGCAAAGATGGATCGCTCCTATCCTTCTTCGTACCAGATCCGCCGCACAACCGGCATGTCGTATTGCGCGACAAGGAACGGCGTGTCACCCGTCGGCACGGCACCTTGCTACGATCGGGCCAGGCCTTGCTGCCGGACGAGTCGACTCTTTGCGCCACATGCTGGATGCATGGTGTATTCGCCGCGCAGCTGACGATCGGCAACACGTCTTTCCACAAACTATTTTCTGTCTCGCGCGATCCTTACAACATCACTCGCGCGAGCGGCCTCCGCATCTTGATCGAAGCGGCTGACGGCTGGCGGATGCTCACGATTCCCTCCGCGTTCGAGATGGGCCTCTCCGATTGCCGCTGGATCTATTGTTTTCCCACGCGGACGATCACTGTTGACGCTGTCGCGTCGGGCGACGATCCCGCGATGCAATGGCGCATCGCCGTCGATGGCGAGCCGTGCCGCTTTCTTGTCTTCGGACATTTGGTGCTTGGCGAGCGCGAACTCGAGAACAAGGGCCTTGTCGAAGTTGATCCGCACCGAAAGCGCTTTTCGATGCGGCCGGACCCAAATTCCATTTTGGGCAAGCATTATCCCAATGCCGTCTATCATCTCACGACCGCCACGCCAGAGGCGGTTGAGGCGATCGGTGGCGACGAATTGCTCTATGCCGATGGCCAACCCCGGCATGGAGCCTATGTGGCGCTCCGCACCCGGCCCGTTCGCAGCTTCTGTTTCGCCGTCACCGGATCGTTAACTGATCCGCAATTCGCGGCGCAACTTGCCGACAATTATCAAACCGGCGTCGACGATCGAAGCCTCCTTTCGCCCGCGCGCCGCTACTGGGAAGGAATCACGCGCAACCTCCGGATCTCCGGTGGAGACGCGGGGGGCACCGCATTCGACTTGTTGTCTCCATGGCTCGCCCACAATGCCATGATTCATCTCACCGTGCCGCACGGTCTCGAACAATATACCGGCGGTGCCTGGGGAACCCGCGATGTCTGCCAGGGTCCCGTCGAATTCTTTCTCGCGCTGGAACATGACGAGCCCGTTAAAGAGATCCTGCGCATTATCTTCGCGCAACAATATGAGACGGGGGGTGATTGGCCGCAATGGTTCATGCTCGAACCCTACTCCATCATCCAGGACCGCGTGAGCCATGGTGACGTGATCATGTGGCCGCTCAAGGCACTGAATGATTACATCGAGGCAACGGGTGATTTTGCTTTTCTCGACGAAGCCATCGCCTGGCGGCGCGCTGACACATTTGAGCGGACCGTTCGCCAAGATACGATCGCCGCTCACGTCACAAAACTACTCGCAACGGTTCGTGAGCGTTTCGTCCCGGGCACCCACCTCATTGCCTATGGCGAAGGCGATTGGAATGATTCCCTCCAGCCCGTCGATCCAAGGATGCGGGACTGGATGGTCAGCAGCTGGACGGTCGCGTTGCTGTTCGGTGAGATCAACCGCTACGCCGAGGTGCTGCGGCGGGCGGGGCGCGGCGGCGATGCCAAGGAACTGAGTGAACTTAGCACCGCTATACGCCACGATTTCAACCGCTTTCTTATCGGTGACGGCACAGTCGCGGGTTATGGGATTTTCGTGCCGGGCACCGAGCAGATCGAACTGCTGCTGCATCCAAGCGACGTGCGCACTGGTCTCAAATACTCGCTGCTTCCCATGACCCAGAGCATCATCGGCGGCCTATTTACGCCCGAACAGATAACGCATCATCTTCGGCTGATCCGCAAGCATTTGCAGTTTCCCGACGGCATGCGCCTGATCGACCGGCCCGTCGTCTATCGCGGCGGCCCGCAAACCATGTTCCGGCGGGCGGAGTCCTCATCCTTCTTCGGGCGTGAAATCGGTCTCATGTATGTCCACGCACATTTGCGCTACGCGGAGGCCATGGCGATTGTTGGCGATGCCGAAGCACTTTGGGACGCGCTCCAGCTTGCAAGCCCCATCGCCGTGACGGATACCCTCGCTCACGCACAGCTGCGCCAGCGCAACGCTTACTTCAGCAGCAGCGACGCTGCGTTTCCAGACCGCTATGCCGCAAGCAAAGATTGGGAACAGGTCAAAGCCGCCAATATTGGCGTCGA
- a CDS encoding L,D-transpeptidase — translation MRGILSACTVFCGILSVQEAEATVQIAIDLSSQTMHVRSETGSYDWRVSTARSGYRTPRGTYRPYQLVRMHYSHKYHMSPMPYSIFFAGGYAIHGTYSTSQLGRPASHGCIRLAPGNAAVLYHMVQAEGARISISGSPPGSGYYAHKRPHSGTGIAYAAWHRKHPHALAYAPAKHAPVPVRAWQADPVQRATPQWPDWQ, via the coding sequence ATGCGCGGCATTTTAAGTGCGTGTACCGTGTTTTGCGGAATTCTCAGCGTTCAGGAAGCCGAAGCCACGGTGCAAATCGCGATTGATCTGAGTTCGCAGACCATGCATGTGCGCTCCGAGACCGGCAGTTATGACTGGCGGGTTTCAACCGCCCGTTCCGGCTACAGGACCCCGCGCGGGACGTATCGCCCCTACCAGTTGGTGCGGATGCATTATTCCCACAAATACCATATGTCGCCGATGCCTTATTCCATATTCTTCGCGGGCGGCTATGCCATTCACGGCACCTATTCGACATCACAGCTTGGCCGCCCTGCCTCGCATGGCTGCATCCGGCTAGCGCCCGGCAACGCGGCAGTCCTGTACCATATGGTGCAAGCCGAGGGCGCCCGGATAAGCATCTCCGGCTCGCCGCCTGGCTCAGGCTATTACGCCCACAAGAGGCCGCACAGCGGCACCGGCATCGCTTACGCCGCCTGGCACCGGAAACATCCCCACGCGCTGGCCTATGCCCCCGCAAAACATGCGCCAGTCCCGGTCCGGGCTTGGCAGGCGGACCCCGTCCAAAGAGCAACGCCGCAATGGCCGGACTGGCAGTAA
- a CDS encoding peroxiredoxin, with protein MVKLEKKLGPGDLPPDFELPDDSGHKISLASFAGRILVLYFYPKDDTSGCTKEAIDFNGLRGQFNKAGAAILGVSPDSSASHTKFKAKHKLDLALGADETKATLEAYGVWVEKSMYGRKYMGVERTTFLIGKDGRIAAVWNKVKVPAHAETVLAVVKAL; from the coding sequence ATGGTCAAACTGGAAAAGAAATTGGGTCCTGGGGATTTGCCCCCCGATTTTGAATTGCCCGACGATTCAGGACACAAAATCTCGCTCGCAAGCTTTGCTGGCCGCATCCTTGTTCTTTATTTTTATCCAAAGGACGATACGTCGGGCTGCACCAAGGAGGCAATCGACTTTAATGGCTTGCGGGGCCAATTTAATAAGGCGGGCGCCGCCATCCTTGGCGTATCGCCAGATTCATCGGCCAGCCACACTAAGTTTAAAGCTAAGCATAAGCTAGATCTGGCGCTCGGGGCCGACGAAACGAAGGCCACGCTCGAAGCCTATGGCGTCTGGGTAGAGAAAAGCATGTATGGCCGCAAATACATGGGTGTCGAGCGCACGACCTTCCTCATTGGCAAGGATGGCCGCATCGCGGCTGTGTGGAATAAGGTGAAGGTTCCAGCTCACGCCGAAACCGTGCTCGCGGTCGTCAAGGCGCTTTGA
- a CDS encoding AsmA-like C-terminal domain-containing protein produces the protein MRRKQKAANAAPCTEIGGGQRSAARFAWISCKLILGLTVLILVGAGLFVTRIALAPLSIGAMGPQIAKALDDRFGHRFEFGFGETAIIRSGYAPALSVDKLVIKERSGQTVLTAPRAEVSVDPLALFFGRVTPRRLEIFNIELHLQLRPDGSLAMPVSANASDLVALTPPLATALAEHDNLVPPNAATPNQAQELAPKPRALLVKQMGAAIRLVIDTLTSPESPAAAIDRVGIIQGKIVIDDETTGQTLAFNGVNLSFDKVSGATKFNLSVEGPNGRWSISGMAEGKPGSKRGLKLSIANLSIDEILLATGTRAIGADFDMPLSGKLNVQIQGDGLLSEASGQFDFGSGYLRFEDPDDEPMMVDGIKGGFHWEPAARRIVVDRWRLAAGATHFGFSGSVTPPVHEGDPWTIGLINAEPGVAGPERPGEQPVMLDHASVAARLFLGEKKFVLDRVSVSGPRSGIAMAGVIDWTDGPHIRLGASISPTPVREVMRLWPSFLAAPVRSYLLPRAHDGTVEKGTLQIDFNAADLRAMRLQQPPPAEKAAVDFTVSHASLEFLPGVPPLRDINGVGHVTGRTAAFTVANASIEAGHERVLTVAEGGFQVPDTGFKPAPAVVTARVTGSVEAIGDLLSYSALKPYANLALDPATLRGQADGRLEIDMKLGSDEGSSDITLKANAAITNFTAERLIGNEALEGATLNVDVDPSGLRATGQGMLFGVPVAINMGHPTGKPAEASIGLTLDDVTRTRLGFGSVPGLSGAIGAKITAPIGTGEKPKAKVDLDLNGAGIDMYGISKPAGRPGRITFALAVNDTGTTLDQIIVDSGTIQARGTADLGTDFSLIAARFPQVKVSAGDDMKVEAARAGETLKVIVQGNTIDARPFLKALIFNPSDPNGTAPASGDQHKDNPAKEIEFDVKSGILSGYNKAIITGAELRFAKRGDEIQQFSFSGNFGSQPISCNLTNGGASPQIKLISEDAGSLLSFLDLYKHMERGQLTVGMRLGQDTLTGVLVIDDFVLRDEPALRRLVLEGAPPVDTQKSQKIDADVMAFNKLQVRFHRDGSRLDLSEGTMHGEAIGLTVQGSLDFVHDQVDMSGTFVPVYSLNNLFAKIPVVGLILAGSTNEGLIGVNYRITGMASAPTLNINPLSAIAPGIFRQIFGVADFDPMRPQ, from the coding sequence TTGCGCCGGAAGCAAAAAGCGGCGAATGCCGCTCCTTGCACTGAGATCGGCGGCGGACAGCGCAGCGCAGCGCGGTTCGCTTGGATCAGTTGTAAGTTGATTTTGGGACTGACTGTTCTCATCCTCGTCGGCGCCGGACTATTTGTGACCCGTATCGCGCTTGCGCCGCTCTCGATCGGCGCAATGGGACCGCAAATCGCCAAGGCCCTCGACGACCGGTTTGGCCACCGGTTTGAATTCGGTTTTGGCGAAACTGCGATCATCAGGAGCGGCTATGCGCCCGCGTTGAGCGTCGACAAGTTGGTGATCAAGGAGCGCTCCGGGCAAACGGTCCTGACCGCCCCGCGCGCTGAAGTGTCTGTCGATCCGCTCGCCCTCTTTTTTGGGCGTGTGACGCCCAGACGACTCGAAATCTTCAACATCGAGTTGCATTTGCAACTGCGGCCCGATGGTTCGCTCGCCATGCCGGTTTCGGCGAATGCTTCGGACCTCGTGGCTCTCACTCCGCCGCTTGCCACGGCGCTTGCGGAACATGACAATTTGGTGCCGCCCAATGCGGCAACGCCAAATCAGGCTCAAGAGTTGGCGCCAAAGCCGCGGGCGTTGCTGGTCAAGCAGATGGGGGCCGCGATCCGGCTCGTCATCGACACGCTGACCAGTCCTGAGAGCCCGGCCGCGGCGATCGACCGCGTTGGGATTATACAGGGCAAGATCGTCATTGACGATGAGACCACCGGCCAGACGCTGGCCTTCAATGGTGTCAATCTCTCTTTTGATAAGGTCTCCGGCGCGACCAAATTCAATCTTTCTGTCGAGGGGCCCAATGGTAGATGGTCAATCTCGGGCATGGCTGAAGGAAAGCCTGGTTCCAAACGGGGCCTGAAACTTTCGATTGCGAATCTGTCCATCGATGAAATTTTGCTTGCGACGGGCACGCGCGCAATTGGTGCCGATTTCGATATGCCCTTGTCTGGCAAGCTCAACGTGCAGATCCAAGGTGACGGGTTGTTATCGGAAGCGTCAGGACAATTCGACTTTGGCTCGGGTTATCTGCGTTTCGAGGATCCCGATGACGAACCCATGATGGTCGATGGGATCAAGGGCGGATTTCATTGGGAGCCCGCAGCGCGGCGCATCGTTGTGGATCGATGGCGGCTCGCCGCCGGAGCGACGCATTTCGGGTTTTCCGGGTCGGTGACGCCACCCGTGCATGAGGGTGATCCCTGGACGATAGGACTTATCAATGCGGAGCCTGGCGTGGCGGGTCCCGAGCGGCCCGGTGAACAGCCTGTCATGCTCGATCATGCCAGTGTGGCGGCGCGGCTTTTTCTCGGGGAGAAAAAGTTTGTCCTCGACCGGGTCTCCGTGAGCGGGCCCCGGAGCGGCATCGCTATGGCAGGCGTGATAGATTGGACCGATGGGCCTCACATTCGGCTTGGTGCTTCGATCTCGCCGACACCCGTTCGTGAGGTCATGCGCCTCTGGCCATCATTTCTTGCGGCTCCTGTCAGGTCATATTTGCTTCCCCGCGCGCATGATGGAACCGTGGAAAAAGGTACGCTCCAAATCGATTTCAATGCCGCCGATTTGCGGGCGATGAGGCTACAGCAGCCGCCCCCCGCCGAGAAGGCAGCGGTCGATTTCACGGTCAGCCATGCAAGTCTTGAATTTTTGCCAGGGGTACCGCCTTTACGCGACATCAATGGGGTTGGCCATGTCACCGGCCGGACGGCGGCCTTTACCGTCGCGAATGCTTCCATCGAAGCCGGTCACGAGCGCGTGCTGACCGTGGCGGAAGGCGGGTTCCAGGTTCCCGATACAGGGTTTAAACCGGCGCCCGCCGTGGTTACGGCTAGGGTCACCGGAAGCGTCGAGGCGATCGGAGATCTCTTGTCGTATAGCGCGCTAAAGCCCTATGCCAATTTGGCGCTCGATCCCGCGACGTTGCGGGGGCAGGCCGATGGAAGATTGGAAATCGACATGAAGCTCGGCTCTGATGAGGGTTCAAGCGATATTACTCTCAAGGCTAATGCGGCGATCACCAATTTCACGGCGGAGCGGTTGATCGGCAACGAGGCGCTCGAGGGCGCGACACTTAATGTTGACGTAGACCCGTCAGGCCTCAGAGCGACCGGGCAGGGCATGTTGTTCGGTGTCCCTGTCGCAATCAACATGGGCCATCCTACCGGCAAACCCGCCGAAGCTTCGATTGGCCTAACACTGGATGACGTCACGCGCACCAGGCTGGGTTTTGGTTCTGTTCCGGGTTTGAGTGGCGCGATAGGCGCCAAAATCACAGCGCCGATTGGGACCGGAGAGAAACCGAAAGCGAAAGTCGATCTCGATTTGAACGGCGCCGGGATCGATATGTACGGTATTTCAAAGCCCGCCGGACGTCCTGGCAGGATTACATTTGCGCTGGCCGTTAACGACACAGGAACGACCCTCGATCAGATCATTGTCGATTCTGGAACTATTCAGGCGCGTGGCACTGCGGATCTTGGCACGGACTTTTCGCTCATCGCGGCAAGATTTCCACAAGTGAAAGTGTCTGCAGGCGACGATATGAAAGTCGAAGCCGCGCGTGCCGGAGAGACGCTGAAAGTGATCGTGCAGGGCAACACGATAGACGCTCGGCCATTCCTGAAAGCCTTGATTTTCAACCCATCCGACCCAAACGGAACTGCGCCAGCGAGCGGTGACCAGCACAAGGATAACCCTGCCAAAGAGATCGAGTTCGATGTCAAATCCGGTATCCTCAGCGGCTACAACAAAGCGATCATCACTGGCGCGGAACTGAGATTTGCGAAGCGCGGCGATGAGATACAGCAATTCAGTTTCTCGGGAAATTTTGGCAGCCAGCCCATATCCTGCAATCTCACCAATGGCGGTGCCTCTCCCCAAATTAAACTCATCAGCGAAGACGCCGGATCGCTTCTGTCGTTCCTCGACCTTTACAAACATATGGAGCGCGGCCAGCTTACGGTCGGCATGCGCCTTGGACAAGATACGCTCACCGGCGTGCTTGTGATCGACGATTTTGTCTTGCGCGACGAACCTGCCTTGCGCAGGCTCGTGCTCGAGGGAGCTCCGCCGGTCGACACCCAGAAAAGCCAAAAGATCGACGCCGACGTGATGGCCTTTAACAAATTGCAAGTGCGCTTTCACCGCGATGGCAGCCGCCTCGATCTCAGCGAGGGAACCATGCATGGCGAGGCGATTGGACTCACGGTGCAAGGCAGCCTCGACTTTGTGCATGATCAGGTCGATATGAGCGGCACCTTCGTTCCCGTCTATTCCCTGAACAATTTGTTCGCCAAGATACCGGTCGTCGGACTTATCCTTGCCGGCAGCACGAATGAAGGTTTGATTGGGGTCAATTACCGGATCACCGGCATGGCCAGCGCCCCGACCCTTAACATTAATCCTCTGTCGGCCATCGCGCCGGGAATTTTCCGCCAGATCTTCGGGGTCGCTGATTTCGATCCGATGCGGCCGCAATGA